The following DNA comes from Triticum aestivum cultivar Chinese Spring chromosome 3D, IWGSC CS RefSeq v2.1, whole genome shotgun sequence.
CGGGGCTCGGCAGACTGCCGATGACGGCGCCGGCCGGGTCGGGGATGGCCTCGCGGCCCCACTGCGGCTCCACGGTCAAGCCTTCCGCGGTGCGGCCGCGGGCGAGCTCGCCGACGGCGGCCATGAACTGCGCGGCGCCGGGGCCGTCGGCGACGGCGTGGCTGAAGCGGAAGCCGACGACGAAGCCGCCGCAGGCGAAGGTGGTGACCTGGACGAGCAGGACGAGCTTCCGCGCGTCCTCCTCCTGCGCCGGCGTGGGCGGGAGCAGCTCGTCCTTGGCGATCATCATGGGGTGCTCCAGGTACTCCACGTCCTCGAGCGCGCACCCGGCGGCGGCCTCCGTGAACCagacgccgctgccgccgccgccgcagtcgaCCTGCAGCAGCCCACCTTCCTCCGTGAACccgaggcggccggcgagggggtaGTACTGAACCAGGGCCTGCGCGAGGGCCCGCTCGATGGTGCCCGCCGGGCCGGCATCCCCGCCGTCCCGGTCAGGGGCCGGCTTGAAGACGTGCAGCGACTCGATGAGCGCCATCTGGGTGGGGTAGCGGTCGAGCCAGGAGAGGCGGAGCGGGCCGGCCGGCGTGGGCTCGGCGGGGGTGACCAGCCGCTGCGCCAGCCGGTCGACGGACTTGGCGGCCGCCATGGGTGGGTCGGGGGCAGGAATGCTGCAATGGGGATCGGAGCTGGCGAGAGGGAGAATTGGTGGATGGGTGGCCGGGGCGGAAGCGCGTCGTATTCAACTTAACCGGTTGCCTGGCTGGCTCGCTGCTGGTTGCTTTGACTTGGCAGGGAGGCGGAAGCGCGTCGTATTTATAGGGGCGACGTGCGTCGGCGAAATGTCTGATGGTGACGAGGATGGGTGTCGGACGAGTTGAATGCCACAACCTGTCCGGGAtgagattttttttttcttttcttctgaaGAATGTCCAGGATGATATTTCTGCGAGGCTGGGTGGGTTGGGTTGGGGGAGAAAGCCAAAGGACAAAGGTGGTGGAGCGGCGCGGCGCTTTCGTGGCGCTATCCACTTGCAGCCTCGTGTTCCTTCCATAGGATAGGCAGGCTACAGCACGCGACAGCAGTCATCCATCAATTATCATGGCACGGGCGGCAGCATCAGCTCGCCTCGCCAGCATCATTGGTGGAGTGCTAGCTGGTAATGTATCTCTGTCAGTACAGTAGGAGTACTACATTAGCAGCTACGTGTACGCATGAATGTTGTATTTGCACATCTTGATAATCTGTCCATTAATTCAGGCATGGCTAGTGTCAGCAAATGCCGGTAGGAACTAATAAAGGTGGTGGGAGCAGCGCCGCCCTGGCTCGGCCCACTTGCAGCCTCGTGTAGCACGCGGGCGGCTAACACGCATCGATCAGCCACCGTGCCACGTGCTGCAACATCAGCTCGCCCGCTTCAACTCCATATTAGCTGGGGATGTATATGTTGTAGTATTTGCACATCTTTGGACTGAACAGATAACCTGCGTGCCTGAACTATCAGTCTGTCTACCCAGTTTTAGGCACATTTAATTAGCGTACGTCTATCCATCGGTATGCGTCGTCGCCAAGACGGTTTCTCCACGGGCAAATGCCACGCGTAGTTTACTGTGACGCATTCCACGGTGAAAACCCACGCGATGCTCCCTCCAGCTCAGGCACGCGACGGCAGCGTACCCGGTCCATGGACGGACGCGGTCCTAGTCGGGCGCGTGCTCTGTTTAACTGAGTAATTAACCACTCCGATCCTCTCGGCGTGGAGGAGCACGCGCGCGAGCTGGTGGCAAATTAACGAACTGCTTATTTTCTTAATTACTTAATCGATGACGATGGTGACGCCGGCGGCCTTTGATCCAGAAAAGTAACAACGACGAGGGATGGTGATGGCGATCGACTATTCTCAGACGAGGACGGACCGACGGATGGGCGAGAGGGACACGGAAACGGAATGCGCGTGAGAGAGAGTGCCGCAAAAGGAAAAGTGTTGTTATTAATTGTAGAAGGTGCTCCAGTGCAGTTCAGTGGCTTGGTTTGGTGCCTGGCTACGTGATATCCCCTTTTCCTTTTGGGCTCGATGATATTTATGATTTCTGCGAGCCACATTTTCCTCGAGTTCTCACATCGTTGCACTCTAGTAGTATATGAAAAGGCATTCCAATGGAAAGCGTTAAAGCAGCAGCCGCGCGTATAGGATACTACGGCCAAACACTACATACACATGCAGATCCCTTTCCGACGGAACTAAACTAAGAGGGGTAAAGTAAAGATACATACTCGTAGTAGATTTTTACATGCGCACACTTGACCAATTTATCATTAGACTACAGCCAAGGTGCGGATGATTGCATTCGCCACTTCGCCAACCGTTGCGTTCACGCATCTGCTTCATGTGTTGATGAGAAAGAAACATACACTCAACTTGTATAATGTCGCCTCTCTTGTGGTCTTGTAAGCAGCCACTGAGAGCAAGTTGCACGGGCATTTGTTTGTTTGCTGAGATCCGGCTGCGAGCTCACCACTCACCCACAAGCGCACCAAACTAGAACTCCCACCAAACTAAGCCACTCCAACTAGTGCATCGATCAGCTTCAACAATACTGTATGTACTCCTACTACTTTAGTTGGCGAGAGTTTCAGTGTCTCGCACGTATTCTTTTCCATGTTAAACTACTACTCCTATACGACTTGTCTCTCTCGTTAAGCTGTCCATCATTAACTAGTGATCTTAGGGAGACCTCCAGCCCCGATTCTATCAATATGGGGTGTGGCACGGCGAACCGACAGAATAGTCCTTCTAGAATATGGTCTGGACAACGCTATAGAACTGAAGATATTGTTTTCTGCATTTGGGGGATTATTCTGGTTGAAAATAACTTTATAAACTGATAAAGTGAGTTGTTGTGTCGTGGAGAGGCACATGGGCTACCCATCAACACATTCAATTGTTTGGATCTTTGTTTCTTATAGATAGAATACGCCCGGTATGTGCATCAAATTGTTAGAAGAGTTGTCAGGGCGATTACAACCACCGGCCGAGCTACAACATGGCCAGATGGGCCATGgccaaaacattgaagagcatcgATAAAGTTGGGCCTTTTGAGGGAGAGGAAGAGAAAATGTGTTTCCCTTCAGCTTGCCCTGGCTTGGCCTGCCCAACCAGTTTTGGGTAGCCCATGTGCCCACGTTTGTggcttagtttttttttttgaactggTTTGTGGCTTGGTTAAAcatcgaaatcactaattaagaagtactcgttgcaaagaacactccaccttcccaggtcacgacaagtggcgcacatgcagcgcgccacttgtcgcaaccgggtttcttttttttcgtagatccgtttattcaaaacgttttatctcttaaaccgtgcgtccaaatctcaaaccgttttcaccattggattcctcgcgtcgagatcttcaaaactagatcccatgttgatagattttgacgaacttttttttcataaaaaaaacCGGACCAAAAAAGCAGGACAAAAAAACCAAACCAGGAGCacagttttttttcctttctcaaagaggcacgcccgtgcctttcGCGAaatcacagccgtgcctctcgagaaagcaaaactgtgactctcgtggaaggaaaaaacagaaaacgcgtatttttttcctttccgaaaagaggcacgcccgtgactctcgcgaaagcacaaccgtgcccctcacggaagcaaaaccgtgactctctcgaaagaaaaaaaaacagaaaacgcgttttgtttttccctttccaaaaggcacggccgtgactctcgcgaaagcacaaccgtgcctctcgtggaagtaaaaccgtgactctcgagaaaaaaaaaacagaaaacgcgttttttttgtttccgaaaggcacggccgtgactctcgctaaagcacaaccgtgcctctcgcggaagaaaaacagTGACTTTTCgcaaaagaaaacgcgttttttgcataaaaataatttcaaattttttttttgtcgaaaagctaaggaagacaggtggaaaaccaaaacgtaaaaaaacagaaaaaaacattTAAaaggccgaaaacgcgtgcggaaaaataaataaaaacaaaatctAAAGGGAGCgttcagagcgcgacacgtggcgaatgactGAGAGCGCGCCAAATGGCGCTGATCGttacgaggctcccgaaggagcgctcgttaactagttgctcccgttAAACATGGCTCAGTTAACGTATTGTGGGCTATCCATTAACATGGAGGTGATGCTTGTTTTGTCCACGTGTGTCGTCACCATCCCAAACCGCTTGAGAGAGGCGATTTGGCAGGCGAAAGAACTGTCCTCTTTCAATAAAAAAAATTGTCCTCTTCCTCTGTCGGCAACGCCGTGGGTCCTCGCCTCCGCCTGCCACTTCGATGATGGCAGGGGTTGGGAGCCCCGTGAATTTGGCTATGGCCGGTAGACAGTGAGCGTAGGCCTTGTTTGTCCTTTGGACATTTGTTTGATGGAGGGGCTTACGCCAATTTGTAATATATTGCTTCTGCCCTCCCTTCATCTCGGCGGCACTCGAACCGGTGCTGGCGATGGGCAGTTGGCTCTGGTATCTCAGCAGACTTCGGATCCGGCGAGCGGTTGTGTCGCGGGTCGGCACACAATGCCATCTTTAATGTTGTCTACCCGTACAGAAATCTATGATGGTTTCAAGTTGGCCTCGAGGATGGCAGCAAGCGGCGACACACTTCTTCTTGAACCTTGTCGAATGAAAATGGTGGCGCCTGAATCTGGTGAACATGGGAAGATCTTCGCCGACGCACCACAAAGTCTCGGTCGTGTCGCCTGTGGCACATAGGTTCATCGACTCGTTAAGCAACATCAACTCTGGAGGTGTTTGCCCAGATTTGGGCATATTGGTTGATCCCTTCTTTTCCCGGCGAAGCTATGGTACCGATGGTAATCAACGGTGGACGAAGGTTGGGCATGGCGTAAGGGACTCCAAGaatcaaattttagttttttcggGGTACTTTTTTGCAAGGCTTCATGGCTCATGTGTTTTTGGTTGTTTCCTTTGATTTCCACGTTGTAAGCGTTGTAATCCTCCTTTGTTTTTAATACAATGTGTGCCATTGCTCAAAAAATANNNNNNNNNNNNNNNNNNNNNNNNNNNNNNNNNNNNNNNNNNNNNNNNNNNNNNNNNNNNNNNNNNNNNNNNNNNNNNNNNNNNNNNNNNNNNNNNNNNNNNNNNNNNNNNNNNNNNNNNNNNNNNNNNNNNNNNNNNNNNNNNNNNNNNNNNNNNNNNNNNNNNNNNNNNNNNNNNNNNNNNNNNNNNNNNNNNNNNNNNNNNNNNNNNNNNNNNNNNNNNNNNNNNNNNNNNNNNNNNNNNNNNNNNNNNNNNNNNNNNNNNNNNNNNNNNNNNNNNNNNNNNNNNNNNNNNNNNNNNNNNNNNNNNNNNNNNNGACTTTGACCATCGATATAATTAATAAAGTATAAAGTATATGCTACAAAAGATAcattgttggatttgtatttgaaagagCTTTCTGACTGTATAATTTTTATGATATATAGTtttcattttattagttaaatttatagtttAAATTTAAATCAAAAGAAAAGGGGGGTTATAATAAACCTAGACGGGAAGTAGCTCACAAGCTTAGTGCTTGTCGCGAGTTGATCTCAGTTGCATTCAATGATTGGGGTTGGTTGTGTTGTTGAAGGGATATGAAGAAAACCCGCGCCACTCCTCTCCAGGTGAGTGGTTGTCAAATTGAAGAGAGTGTAGACAAAGAACAACATAATTTGTGAATCTAAACCTTAGACATGAAGAACCGATATAACTTTGCTTATGTCCAAGAAGATTTACCAATGTTGTCCGAGATGGGTGACTTGGGAGGCCCTCGATCCACTTTTTCTGGAAGCCGTCTCCGTGCACTTTTCGTCGCTACCGCCGGTTGACGCCATCGGGCTTGCCCGTGCGGGTGACAGCGGCGACGGGGCTTTGATCCTATAGCGTTGGAGGACAACCCCGCAAGGCCGGACGCAGTGAAGGAGGAAAGTGCAGCAGGCGCGTGCTCTTGTGCTTGGGTGGCGGCCTGGGATCTTCTTCCCTGAGATGGGCGCAAGCGGCGGAGATCACCCGGCACCGTCATGACCCAACCTGGCGTCGTTACCAACACCGTCAAGGTAATCCTATGTGTGACAGTAGTCTGTTATACCTGGTAATGGCGGTGTTATGTGTGTAGTTACCGTGATGAAGGCTGCTCGGGGTCTGCTCGGGCTTGATCTTTAGGGTGAAAACTCACAATTTGACCTTCGGTAGTTGGATCCAGCGATGGCGGCGCTTGCGCATCATTCCCTTCTTGGAGGCCTTTTGGAGAACCTTTTCTCGCAGTCCTTGTGTTGCCATGATATGGTTGGTGCTGATGGTCACCACTGTCACCGTATTTCATCACTTCAGGAGGAGTGTTTCTCTTTTTTCATTCGCGGGCATAGCTTCGGTCGTGTATGACTTTGCTCCTTGCCGGTGTGATCTTTTGTCTGTCGGTTCGTTGTGTGCATTCCAATTATGCAGAGGTCAGATGTGTACTCATTATAATTGTGTCCTTGATTCTACGTTATGCTTTATCGGAAAAAAGATTAATCAGCACTAGTGTTTTTGCCACCAACTACAGCAGCCAGTCGCTTGTCCCAATCGAGTGGATTAACTCGCCTAACCTGCACGCGGTCCATGCATGGACCCGGTAGCTTTCGTGCCTCTGTTACTCTGTAACCAGAGGGAACACGTGCCTTCCCCCTCGGAAATGTGTAACAAGTCGCCACTCAAAGTCAAGACGATCTGCAATGGAAATATGCCGATGGACGTACTTGGAGTTGTTAGGGAGTATATGATCCCTTCAAATGTCTCTCCCGCCTTTTCCTCGACAATCTTGGAGTTGTTAGGAGGACGAAGTGGTACTAGGGCACGAACGTGAGCTGCTGGGCATGGCTGCAAGCAACTGGATAGAGCTAGGAAAGCGACGCCCCACCACCTTTTGACCCCGACGGCTCGACGTAGGACCGACCTCGCCCCCGTCCTCCGGGCAGAGCAACTGCAGAAGCCACGGTCAGCTTCCATCCGACTCTCATCCTCGTCACCGCCAAGAGCCTACGCTAACTCCAGCACCAACAGCATAAACCCTATAAATACCACGCGCGTCCGCCCCCTTCAATGCCAAGTCAAGCAAACAAATCCAAACCAAGCCAAGCAAGGAGCGCTGCCAAGCAAGCTTACTAAGACTGTCTACTCCGTCTGCATCCAGCATCCACCGGTCACTTTTCTCTCTCACCAATGGCGGCCGTGAACAAGTCCGTCGACCGGCTGGTGCAACGCCTGGTGGCGCCGTCCGAGTCCACGCCGGTCGGTCCGCTCCGCCTGTCCTGGCTTGATCGGTACCCCACCCAGATGGCGCTCATCGAGTCGCTCCACGTCTTCAAGCCGGCTCTTGACCGGCATTTTGACGGCGGCGACGACGCTGGCCCGGCGAGGACCATCGAGCGGGCTATGGCGCAGGCCCTGGTGCAGTACTACCCGCTCGCGGGACGCCTGGGGTTCACGGAGGAAGGTGGGCTGCTGCAGGTCGACTGCGGCGGCGAGGGCAGCGGCGTCTGGTTCACGGAGGCCGCGGCCGGTTGCGCGCTCGAGGACGTGGAGTACCTGGAGCACCCCATGATGATAGCCAAGGACGAGCTGCTCCCGCCCACGCCCGCCCAGGAGGAGGACGAGCGCAAGCTTGTCCTGCTCGTCCAGGTTACCACCTTCGCCTGCGGCGGCTTTGTCGTCGGCTTCCGCTTCAGCCACGCCGTCTCCGACGGCCCCGGCGCCGCGCAGTTCATGGCCGCGGTGGGGGAGCTCGCCCGCGGCAGCACAGTAGAAAGCCTGGCGGTGGAGCCGCAGTGGGGCCGTGAGGCCATCCCGGACCCGGCCGGCGCCGTCGTCGGCAGCCTGCCGAGCCCTGCGGGCGCCAAGCGGCTCGAGTACCTCGCCATGGACATCTCCGCGGACTACATCAACCACTTCAAGTCGCAGTACAACACGGAGCACGGCGGCTCGTGGTGTTCGGCGTTTGAGGTGCTGGTGGCCAAAGCGTGGCAGAGCCGCACGCGCGCGGCGGGGTTCGAACCGGACTCCACCGTCCACCTCTGCTTCGCCATGAACGCCCGGCCCCTGTTGCACGCCTCGCTCCCGCGCGGCAGCGTAGGCTTCTACGGCAACTGCTACTACATCATGCGCGTCTCGGCGCTCGCGGGCAAGGTGTCCGGCTCCTCGATCCCCGACGTGGTGAAGATCATAAAGGACGGGAAGAGGCGGATGCCGTCAGAGTTCGCACGGTGGGCGAGCGGGGaggccggcgccgacggcggcgaggACCCGTACCAGATCACGTCGGACTACCGGACGCTGCTGGTATCGGACTGGACGCGGCTCGGGTTCGCGGAGGTGGACTACGGCTGGGGTCCGCCGGCGCACGTCGTGCCCCTGACGAACCTGGACTACATCGCGACGTGCATCCTGGTGAAGCCGTGGGCGCACAAGCCCGGGGCGCGGCTCATCACCCAGTGCGTCACGCCCGACCGTGTCGCCGCCTTCCACCAAGGAATGCTCGACATGAACTGACCGGAGCTGACTGGAGCGGAAGAAGAAGTGAAGCCGAAGGCAAAAGGATGCGTACGTAGGTCTAAGCATTACTCGTGATTAGACATATACTATATGGTTGCTTTGGATTGGTTGATGGGATGGATTGATTCATGGTGTGTAGTCTCACTGAAAATGAGCTTTGATCCTGACTTTGAGGAGTCGATCAGGACTTGTGCAAGTTGCAAGTTGCTCAATAAAATGAACCAATTTTTCTTAAGTATCATGTGCTTATCTCCATATCAAGGTGTCTAATTAAGAGTTTATTCTTTACAAATAAGCATCGGTGCTTAGGCAAAAATCAGCATCCCCTCTAAGCGCCAGTATAAGGCGGTTCACCAAATGTCCCCCAGATGTCTGGATCGCACAGTTCGGACATTTTTTGCCGTACAACGCGCAGGCATCAATTTTGTTCGGAAGAAGGAAATCCACAAACCGGAACCAAATGTAGGGAAGGTTTGCGGACGTTCGGACCTCCACCACGTACGCCTCTGAAAACGTGGGCCCACATACAATACCCTTGCTCCAGTCTCCGTGACGCATTCATGCCGGTCAGAGCGGGCGTGGCCGAGCCGAACGAGACGACGTGATGTTTTCCCTACATGCATTGATACAGAGCCGACCCGCCTACCCCGGGCCCCGGCTATTTAAGTCGGCTAGCCGCGGATGCAATCCCTACACCATCGCCTCTCTTCTTTTCTCCACTCCCAAAATCTGCTCCAATGGGCAAGGCAGCGTCTCGATATGGTTCTCCACAACCTCCACGGGGCTCCCTCGCCGGTGAAGCCGGATCCCAAATCCTCGGACTACTAGGAGCAGGAGCAGCCGCCCATCCTCACGAAGGCCGTCGCGACGAACAAGCAATTTGCGTGGTAGATGGAGCTTCTGTTGGAGTGGTCACGCTACAACCGCGGTCCAACGCCGCCACCCCTGCCGGTCCCGTGTGTGAAAGAAGAGCCACCATCCCCGCCACGATGTCGTCTCTACCACAACAAGGAGGTGGCGCTATTGTTCTCACCCCTTCGGCAATCCGGGAGCCAATGGCGCCTGATTGCCTTCAAGAAGGAGGAGCTTCCCTCCCTGCCCGTCCGTAGTCCGGTAGCCAGTCTCGCCCCATCGCCGTCAAGACGGAGGAATCGCCCACCCTGTTGATCTCCAAGGCGCGCAGTCGCCTAGCCTACTACCTTGATGTGGCAGTGGCACCTCCTCCACAGTGACAGTGGAGTTCCAGGCGGCCTCTGAGGTAGCCCAACGTGTAGCGCCATGCATCACTCATGGGGTTGAAAGTCTCATTGCTCTGGGTCCTGGTGATCCCCCCACTCACGGAGGTCTAGGCCATTGATCAGTCCAGGACCACCGTGGAGATCTCTGCCAGTTGCCGCCGTCGACTCAGTGACCAGCTCCTCAACGTGGGGATGGAGGAGTCCAAGCGCTTTGCCAACTCAAAGGCAACAACGGGGTGGCGCAAGGTGGACTCTGCAACCGAACGTCGCCCCCAAACGGAGGTGGCCAAGCGGCTGCGCCATGAGCACGCAACAACGACTAATCAGGGTTGTATGATAGCTGGCGGACCTTCCACCACTGGAaggacgtgttggaaatatgccctagaggcaataataaatggttattattatatttctttgttcatgataattgtctattgttcatgctataattgtattgtccggaaatcgtaatacatgtgtgaatacatagaccacaacgtgtccctagtaagcctctagttgactagctcgttgatcaacagatagtcatggtttcctgactatggacattggatgtcattgataacgggatcacatcattaggagaatgatgtgatggacaagacccaatcctaagcatagcataaaagatcgtgtagtttcgtttgctagagcttttccaatgtcaagtatcttttccttagaccatgagatcgtgcaactcccggataccgtaagagtgctttgggtgtgccaaacgtcacaacgtaactgggtgactataaaggtgcactacgggtatctccgaaagtgtctgttgggttggcatggatcgagactgggatttgtcactccgtgtgacggagagctatctctaggcccactcggtaatgcatcatcataatgagctcaatgtgactaaggcgttagtcacgggatcatgcattgcggtacgagtaaagagacttgccggtaacgagattaaacaaggtattgggataccgacgatcgaatctcgggcaagtaacataccgattgacaaagggaattgcatacggatt
Coding sequences within:
- the LOC123077536 gene encoding acyl transferase 7-like — protein: MAAVNKSVDRLVQRLVAPSESTPVGPLRLSWLDRYPTQMALIESLHVFKPALDRHFDGGDDAGPARTIERAMAQALVQYYPLAGRLGFTEEGGLLQVDCGGEGSGVWFTEAAAGCALEDVEYLEHPMMIAKDELLPPTPAQEEDERKLVLLVQVTTFACGGFVVGFRFSHAVSDGPGAAQFMAAVGELARGSTVESLAVEPQWGREAIPDPAGAVVGSLPSPAGAKRLEYLAMDISADYINHFKSQYNTEHGGSWCSAFEVLVAKAWQSRTRAAGFEPDSTVHLCFAMNARPLLHASLPRGSVGFYGNCYYIMRVSALAGKVSGSSIPDVVKIIKDGKRRMPSEFARWASGEAGADGGEDPYQITSDYRTLLVSDWTRLGFAEVDYGWGPPAHVVPLTNLDYIATCILVKPWAHKPGARLITQCVTPDRVAAFHQGMLDMN